The proteins below are encoded in one region of Thermus caldifontis:
- a CDS encoding CBS and ACT domain-containing protein: MLVRDWMTKDPLTVAPDTPVLEAINLLKNKGFRRLPVVKDGKLLGLVTDKDLKEAMPSKATTLSVWEMNYLLSKLTVQEVMAKPVITVEANEPLEKAALLLEEKKIGGLPVMEGGKLVGIITVTDVLRAFIEVLGLKMGGLRITVDIPDVPGALAQMARAVPPANIVSIATAAHLNGYQRLVLRVVGEDVEGVPDRLKAAGERVVDVRPG, from the coding sequence ATGCTGGTCAGGGACTGGATGACCAAGGACCCCCTCACCGTGGCCCCGGATACCCCGGTGCTGGAAGCCATCAACCTTTTGAAAAATAAGGGCTTCCGGCGCCTGCCGGTGGTGAAGGATGGTAAGCTCCTCGGCCTGGTCACCGACAAGGACCTCAAGGAAGCCATGCCCTCCAAGGCCACCACCCTTTCCGTCTGGGAGATGAACTACCTCCTCTCCAAGCTCACCGTGCAGGAGGTGATGGCCAAGCCCGTCATTACGGTGGAGGCCAATGAGCCTTTGGAAAAGGCGGCCCTTTTGCTGGAGGAGAAGAAGATCGGCGGTCTTCCGGTGATGGAAGGGGGGAAGCTGGTGGGCATCATCACGGTGACCGATGTCCTCAGGGCCTTCATTGAGGTGTTGGGGCTTAAGATGGGGGGTTTGCGCATCACCGTGGACATCCCCGACGTGCCCGGGGCCCTGGCCCAGATGGCCCGGGCGGTCCCCCCGGCCAACATCGTCTCCATCGCCACCGCCGCCCACTTGAATGGGTACCAGCGCCTGGTCCTGAGGGTGGTGGGGGAGGATGTGGAGGGGGTTCC